In Thermotomaculum hydrothermale, a single genomic region encodes these proteins:
- a CDS encoding CTP synthase: MTKFIFVTGGVLSSLGKGIAAASIGAILESMGYTVSLQKFDPYLNVDPGTMSPYQHGEVYVTDDGAETDLDLGHYERFTSSHSTKDHNQTAGKIYNSVLTKERKGVYLGKTVQVIPHVTDEIKLSIKKVVDGVDISICEIGGTVGDIESLPFLEAIRQFGLEHDPQDVLYIHLTYVPYIKTAGELKSKPTQHSVKQLREIGIQPSIILARTERPLPQSIKDKIALFCNVRHECVVEARDVENIYFVPLMFAEQGLDQLVCRHLGLKKCKPNLKKWYELKEKIENPKDIVKIGIVGKYTEYKDSYKSLIEALHHAGFINRLDVQLEWIDSSMFEKDESKLKILDEVDGVLVPGGFGSRGIEGMIKAIGYARENKIPFFGICLGMQLTCVEFARNVAGLVDANSTEFDEEPPYKIIYKLRELVGVEELGGNMRLGSYPCEIQTKDSFVYKAYKKEVIHERHRHRYEFNMEFRPILEEKGLRFTGISPDGKFVEVVEIKDHPWFLGCQFHPEFKSKPLTSHPLFRDFVKASYENRKKRGSKK; the protein is encoded by the coding sequence ATGACTAAATTTATCTTTGTTACAGGCGGTGTTTTATCCTCATTAGGCAAAGGAATTGCCGCCGCATCAATAGGTGCTATTTTGGAGAGTATGGGCTACACAGTTAGCCTTCAGAAGTTTGATCCATATCTAAATGTTGACCCTGGTACAATGAGCCCTTATCAGCACGGAGAGGTTTATGTTACAGATGACGGGGCAGAAACAGATTTAGATTTGGGGCATTATGAAAGGTTTACCTCTTCCCATTCAACTAAAGACCACAACCAGACTGCCGGGAAGATATACAATTCAGTTTTAACCAAGGAGAGGAAAGGGGTTTATTTAGGAAAAACCGTTCAGGTTATTCCCCATGTTACAGATGAAATAAAGCTTTCAATAAAAAAGGTTGTTGACGGGGTTGATATCTCTATCTGTGAAATAGGGGGAACGGTAGGCGATATAGAGTCTCTTCCCTTTCTTGAAGCAATAAGGCAGTTTGGGCTTGAACACGACCCTCAGGATGTTTTATACATCCATTTAACCTATGTCCCATACATTAAAACAGCAGGGGAATTAAAGAGTAAACCGACACAGCACAGTGTAAAGCAGTTAAGGGAGATAGGTATTCAACCAAGTATAATCCTTGCAAGAACAGAAAGGCCACTGCCTCAGTCAATCAAGGATAAAATAGCCCTCTTCTGCAATGTAAGGCATGAATGCGTTGTTGAGGCAAGGGATGTGGAAAATATTTATTTTGTGCCTTTAATGTTTGCAGAGCAGGGGCTTGACCAGCTTGTATGCAGGCATTTAGGATTAAAAAAGTGCAAGCCAAATCTAAAGAAGTGGTATGAGTTAAAGGAAAAGATTGAGAACCCGAAGGATATTGTAAAAATTGGTATTGTTGGAAAGTACACCGAGTATAAAGACTCATACAAATCTCTTATTGAGGCACTTCATCATGCAGGGTTTATCAACAGGCTTGATGTCCAGTTAGAGTGGATTGATTCCTCTATGTTTGAAAAGGACGAGTCAAAACTTAAAATACTTGATGAAGTGGATGGGGTTTTGGTGCCCGGCGGTTTTGGTTCAAGGGGAATTGAGGGTATGATTAAGGCTATAGGCTATGCAAGGGAGAATAAAATTCCCTTTTTTGGAATTTGCCTTGGAATGCAGTTAACCTGTGTTGAATTTGCGAGAAATGTTGCAGGTTTGGTTGATGCAAATTCAACAGAGTTTGATGAAGAACCGCCGTACAAAATTATTTACAAGTTAAGGGAATTGGTTGGAGTTGAAGAGTTAGGCGGAAATATGAGGCTTGGAAGTTACCCCTGTGAAATACAAACTAAAGATAGTTTTGTTTACAAGGCTTATAAAAAAGAGGTTATTCACGAAAGGCACAGGCATAGATATGAGTTTAATATGGAATTCAGGCCTATACTTGAGGAAAAGGGATTAAGGTTTACAGGTATTTCCCCTGATGGAAAGTTTGTTGAGGTTGTGGAGATAAAAGACCACCCATGGTTTTTAGGCTGTCAGTTTCACCCTGAGTTTAAATCAAAGCCTTTAACATCTCACCCTCTTTTCAGGGATTTTGTAAAAGCATCTTATGAAAACAGAAAGAAAAGGGGAAGTAAGAAATGA
- a CDS encoding ABC transporter permease, with amino-acid sequence MSRLTKILGFILMPLLWIILSYFLKVPENYLPSPLSVIKEFYELKSLFLYHFSLTAIRLAAGMAGGIFIGILIGYLMFKYEQFDNLFQPFAQSIRAIPPVATIPFFLLWFGFSDKGKVLMLIVAVSVNLAFSGYQILYDMPEKYRISLLNLGINRRDMSIKIAIPLILEKILPTLRFALVISIASIITIEMIGSQSGLGYLIQTARTTFNLSGIFVCVFLLAILSYIYDTLTIVIIKKLVYWERRLDYEEVRF; translated from the coding sequence ATGTCAAGATTAACTAAAATTTTAGGTTTTATCTTAATGCCTCTATTATGGATTATTCTCTCTTACTTTTTAAAGGTTCCAGAAAATTACCTTCCTTCTCCATTAAGCGTTATAAAAGAGTTTTATGAGTTAAAATCGCTTTTTCTCTATCACTTTTCCCTTACTGCAATAAGGCTTGCGGCTGGTATGGCTGGTGGTATTTTTATAGGTATTCTTATAGGCTATTTAATGTTTAAATACGAGCAGTTTGACAACCTTTTTCAACCCTTTGCACAATCTATAAGGGCAATTCCCCCTGTTGCAACAATACCTTTTTTCCTTTTGTGGTTTGGTTTTTCAGATAAGGGTAAGGTTTTAATGTTAATCGTTGCTGTAAGCGTAAACCTTGCCTTTTCAGGCTATCAGATTTTATACGATATGCCTGAAAAGTATAGAATCTCCCTTTTAAACTTGGGGATAAATAGAAGGGATATGAGTATTAAGATAGCAATACCCCTTATCCTTGAAAAGATACTTCCAACCTTGAGGTTTGCCCTTGTAATTTCTATTGCCTCAATTATTACAATTGAGATGATAGGCTCTCAAAGCGGATTGGGATATCTTATTCAAACAGCAAGGACAACCTTTAATTTAAGCGGGATTTTTGTCTGCGTTTTTCTTCTTGCAATTTTAAGTTACATATACGATACTTTAACCATAGTTATTATAAAAAAACTTGTTTACTGGGAAAGGAGATTGGATTATGAAGAAGTCAGGTTTTAA
- a CDS encoding tetratricopeptide repeat protein, with protein sequence MGIIILLSILIILVVLLFIIVTRDESKDSTKNEERLDDTVILILDKLQRGDLEKIEGLFKEILKKDSSKVEFYVILANIIRENGYISEAISIHKSILKRHDVLENKILKGWVLGNLAEDFRKGGMIDRALRTYKDALALLSEKESAPFLSKMDNKQAKEEDHVTPAVIWRKSLLERYMLLCKQVGDYEKLLSLIDIYNSTGGYSDENIYKREVAFVYNQLGEDEVKNENTKKAIEYFKKGLSIYRQLYPAYINLAKIYKDTKKQKAIQFLEQLIEEIPSKGFLILPLYKELAPKKFEQICNELINSNENDWRVRLELGRYYMEEGEKSKGLLEFKKCLEISPMVLIIHQEIWKYLLKHPEEIEIFKEYANTLNKVLVFNNPFICSKCNYKSSEFLWKCPYCHEFDTFVELKI encoded by the coding sequence ATGGGTATAATAATTCTTTTATCTATTTTAATAATACTTGTTGTTCTTTTGTTTATTATTGTTACAAGGGATGAATCAAAGGATAGTACAAAAAATGAAGAGCGTCTTGACGATACAGTAATTCTTATTTTAGATAAGTTGCAAAGAGGAGACCTGGAAAAAATAGAAGGGCTTTTCAAAGAAATCCTCAAAAAAGATAGCTCAAAAGTGGAATTTTATGTAATTCTGGCGAATATAATAAGAGAAAATGGATATATTTCTGAAGCAATAAGCATTCATAAAAGTATTTTAAAAAGGCATGATGTTCTGGAAAACAAAATCCTCAAAGGCTGGGTGTTAGGTAATCTTGCAGAAGATTTTAGAAAAGGTGGAATGATTGACAGGGCTTTACGCACTTATAAGGATGCTCTTGCTTTGCTATCAGAAAAAGAGTCAGCTCCTTTTTTATCGAAAATGGACAATAAGCAGGCAAAAGAGGAAGACCATGTTACCCCTGCAGTTATCTGGAGAAAAAGTTTGTTGGAAAGGTATATGTTGCTTTGTAAGCAGGTAGGAGATTATGAGAAACTTTTAAGTTTAATTGATATCTATAATTCAACAGGTGGGTATAGTGATGAAAATATATATAAAAGAGAAGTTGCCTTTGTTTACAATCAATTAGGTGAAGATGAAGTTAAAAATGAAAATACTAAAAAGGCAATTGAATACTTTAAAAAAGGGCTTTCAATATATAGACAGCTGTACCCTGCATATATAAATCTGGCAAAGATTTATAAAGATACTAAAAAACAAAAGGCTATTCAATTTTTAGAGCAGTTAATAGAGGAAATCCCTTCAAAAGGGTTTCTTATTTTGCCGCTGTATAAGGAACTGGCGCCGAAAAAGTTTGAACAAATATGTAATGAGCTTATAAACTCTAATGAAAATGATTGGAGGGTAAGGCTTGAATTAGGAAGGTACTATATGGAGGAGGGAGAGAAAAGCAAAGGATTGTTGGAGTTTAAAAAATGCCTTGAAATTTCTCCCATGGTATTGATAATTCATCAGGAGATATGGAAATACTTGCTTAAACACCCTGAAGAGATAGAGATTTTCAAAGAGTATGCAAACACATTAAATAAAGTGCTTGTTTTCAATAATCCCTTTATCTGTTCAAAATGCAATTACAAGTCTTCTGAATTTTTGTGGAAATGCCCTTACTGTCATGAATTTGATACCTTTGTGGAATTAAAAATATAA
- a CDS encoding DUF2971 domain-containing protein, whose protein sequence is MLNKLKAVRDKILKMHEVREGNFYYYTSFKGFVSMCQGAYSKKQEAESVNPSLSSRPFYPDFFCFDADTFNDPREGKVLLELSEHSGNDSLRGLLSKVYKDDEIDKKPFSPPQVVFVGCLVSDRVGDLTIWGKKSLKKNIDYDYIDDQLPMWRDYADKGKGVCLGVKIKSSDGIPVYRVSYDERDQLMAIDAICSVLRDINPANIAKFGLEIREVIDPIRFLYKSKEHSYENEARVIIPCSLKKGRCKYSIELFKKDPSDPTSYRLYIALKDFFFKNGGTITVGPAFDESDYIFNKMVIVKQVHYWLEKLNLSGKVEVSTSRYSIRF, encoded by the coding sequence ATGCTTAACAAACTTAAGGCTGTCAGGGATAAAATCTTAAAAATGCATGAGGTGAGAGAGGGTAACTTCTATTATTACACCTCTTTTAAGGGTTTTGTTTCAATGTGTCAGGGGGCATACTCTAAAAAGCAGGAGGCCGAGAGTGTTAACCCATCATTGTCTTCAAGACCTTTTTATCCTGACTTTTTTTGTTTTGATGCAGATACATTTAACGACCCGAGAGAGGGGAAGGTTTTGCTTGAGTTATCAGAGCATTCAGGCAACGACAGTTTAAGAGGCCTTTTATCAAAAGTGTATAAAGATGATGAGATAGATAAAAAGCCTTTTTCTCCCCCACAGGTTGTTTTTGTGGGTTGCCTTGTGTCTGACAGGGTTGGGGATTTAACAATCTGGGGAAAGAAATCTTTGAAAAAAAATATAGATTATGATTATATAGATGACCAGTTGCCTATGTGGAGAGATTATGCAGACAAGGGTAAAGGTGTTTGCCTTGGTGTAAAGATTAAATCTTCAGACGGAATCCCTGTTTACAGGGTTTCTTACGATGAGAGAGACCAGTTAATGGCTATTGATGCAATCTGTTCTGTTTTAAGAGATATAAATCCTGCAAATATTGCTAAATTTGGGCTTGAGATAAGGGAAGTTATAGACCCTATAAGGTTTTTATACAAAAGCAAGGAGCATTCTTACGAAAACGAAGCAAGAGTTATAATACCATGCAGTTTAAAGAAAGGCAGATGCAAATATAGTATAGAACTATTTAAAAAAGACCCATCAGACCCCACCTCATACAGACTTTATATTGCGCTAAAGGATTTTTTCTTTAAAAATGGTGGGACAATTACTGTTGGGCCTGCTTTTGATGAAAGCGATTACATTTTTAACAAAATGGTAATTGTTAAACAGGTTCATTACTGGCTTGAAAAGTTGAATCTTTCAGGTAAGGTTGAAGTTAGTACTTCAAGGTATAGCATAAGGTTTTGA
- a CDS encoding KpsF/GutQ family sugar-phosphate isomerase: MEIIDIAKRVLEIEAKSVLDQIDSLNNDFVKAIEILKDTKGRVVVTGMGKSGLICRKIAATMASTGTPAIFVHPAEAIHGDLGMIVEGDSVIAVSNSGETEEIVRLLEFIKRIGVPIIAITSNIESTLAKYSDVTIHLKIEKEACPLGLAPTSSTTATLAIGDALAMVLLELKNFKPEDFAARHPGGKLGKKLLTVESLMHKEDEIPLVYTSTKMQDVIYIMSSKRLGIAVVAEDGTKRLKGVISDGDLRRLLEKYNGDLLEKKAEECMTENPKTISKNNLAVEALNRLENYKITVLVVTDKDNNIEGVIHLHDLWKTKLF; this comes from the coding sequence TTGGAAATAATTGATATTGCAAAAAGGGTTTTAGAGATTGAGGCAAAGTCTGTTTTAGACCAGATTGATTCATTGAACAATGATTTTGTAAAGGCTATAGAGATTTTGAAAGACACAAAGGGCAGGGTTGTTGTCACCGGAATGGGTAAATCCGGTTTAATTTGCAGAAAGATTGCTGCAACAATGGCGTCAACAGGTACACCTGCAATTTTTGTTCATCCTGCAGAAGCAATTCACGGCGATTTAGGAATGATTGTTGAGGGAGATTCGGTTATTGCTGTATCAAATTCTGGGGAAACTGAAGAGATTGTAAGGCTTTTGGAGTTTATAAAAAGAATAGGGGTGCCTATTATTGCTATTACTTCAAACATTGAATCCACTCTGGCAAAATACAGCGATGTTACAATTCACCTAAAGATTGAAAAGGAAGCATGTCCACTTGGATTGGCGCCAACATCGTCAACAACGGCAACCCTTGCAATAGGGGATGCTTTGGCAATGGTGTTGCTTGAACTAAAAAACTTTAAACCAGAGGATTTTGCAGCAAGGCATCCTGGGGGAAAGTTAGGAAAGAAGCTTTTAACTGTTGAGTCTTTAATGCACAAAGAAGATGAAATTCCCCTTGTTTACACTTCAACTAAAATGCAGGATGTAATTTACATTATGTCTTCAAAAAGGCTTGGAATTGCAGTTGTTGCTGAAGACGGAACAAAAAGGCTTAAAGGGGTTATTTCAGACGGAGATTTGAGAAGGCTTCTTGAAAAGTATAATGGGGATTTGCTTGAAAAAAAGGCAGAAGAATGTATGACAGAAAATCCAAAAACTATTTCAAAAAACAACCTTGCCGTTGAGGCATTAAACAGGTTAGAGAATTATAAAATAACTGTTTTAGTTGTAACAGACAAGGATAATAATATTGAAGGAGTAATTCACTTACACGATTTATGGAAGACAAAGTTATTTTAA
- a CDS encoding KdsC family phosphatase, giving the protein MEDKVILKAKKVKAIFTDVDGVLTDGSMYYAEGMNEHFKVFSVYDGVGVKIANLCNIPVFFVSAKRSSLLHKRASELKVKECFDGIENKKETVLKVAEKYSFNLDEIAYIGDDLVDIQVLKIVGFPVAVKNAFDEVKKHAVYITERKGGEGALREVIEYIVKARGEWKTVLDYFGGF; this is encoded by the coding sequence ATGGAAGACAAAGTTATTTTAAAGGCAAAAAAAGTGAAGGCAATTTTTACAGATGTTGACGGGGTGTTAACTGACGGAAGTATGTACTATGCCGAAGGAATGAACGAACACTTTAAGGTTTTTTCTGTGTATGATGGAGTTGGAGTGAAGATTGCGAATTTGTGTAATATCCCTGTTTTTTTTGTGTCTGCAAAAAGGTCTTCTCTTTTGCATAAGAGGGCTTCTGAATTGAAAGTAAAGGAATGCTTTGATGGAATAGAAAATAAAAAAGAAACTGTGTTAAAGGTTGCTGAAAAGTATTCGTTTAACCTTGATGAGATTGCTTATATTGGAGATGACCTTGTTGATATTCAGGTTTTAAAAATTGTTGGTTTCCCTGTGGCTGTAAAGAATGCTTTTGACGAGGTGAAAAAGCACGCTGTTTACATTACTGAAAGAAAGGGTGGAGAAGGGGCGCTTAGGGAAGTAATAGAGTATATTGTAAAAGCCAGAGGGGAATGGAAAACTGTCCTTGATTATTTTGGAGGTTTTTAA
- the kdsB gene encoding 3-deoxy-manno-octulosonate cytidylyltransferase: MKVYAIIPSRYASTRLPGKPLLKIKGKSIIQMVYEQCKKVDLLEDVIVATGDERIFNEVKSFGGKCVMTSNKHKSGTDRIAEVALKIDADVIVNVQGDEPLIKPESIESAIKPFLEDGSIVMTTLKTKIKSKEELFNPNVVKVVCDKNNFALYFSRLPIPYKKTKEMGYPFPLSETEYSNYFKHTGLYAYKRDFLIKLSKMEMTFLEKTEGLEQLRVLENGYRIFVVETEFDSLGVDTMEDYLNLKKILGE; the protein is encoded by the coding sequence ATGAAGGTGTATGCTATTATACCGTCAAGGTATGCGTCAACAAGGCTTCCGGGAAAACCTCTGTTAAAAATCAAAGGTAAATCTATCATTCAAATGGTTTATGAGCAGTGTAAAAAAGTGGATTTGCTTGAAGATGTTATTGTGGCAACAGGTGATGAGAGGATTTTCAATGAGGTAAAATCCTTTGGCGGAAAATGTGTAATGACCTCTAATAAACATAAATCAGGCACAGATAGAATAGCAGAGGTTGCCTTAAAGATTGATGCTGATGTTATAGTTAATGTGCAGGGGGATGAGCCTTTAATCAAGCCAGAATCAATTGAATCTGCAATAAAGCCTTTTTTAGAAGATGGTTCAATTGTTATGACAACTTTAAAAACAAAAATAAAGTCAAAAGAAGAGTTATTTAATCCAAATGTGGTTAAGGTTGTTTGTGATAAAAACAATTTTGCCCTCTACTTTTCAAGGCTTCCCATTCCTTATAAAAAAACAAAAGAGATGGGTTACCCATTTCCTTTAAGTGAAACAGAATACTCAAATTATTTTAAACACACAGGCTTGTATGCCTATAAAAGGGATTTTTTGATAAAATTATCTAAGATGGAAATGACTTTCCTTGAAAAAACGGAAGGGCTTGAGCAGTTAAGGGTTCTTGAAAATGGATACAGGATTTTTGTTGTTGAAACAGAGTTTGATAGTTTAGGTGTGGATACTATGGAAGATTACTTAAATTTGAAAAAAATATTGGGGGAATAA
- a CDS encoding ABC transporter substrate-binding protein — protein sequence MKKSGFKLKLFLILPVLLLLFVSCEKKVKKENSLNLLISPYQDLAMIVNVKPLKLEKKYNLKVNITTVPWQNIMPLLSGYNSRFNVGFASYGEYLTKYDNINKGAEDKLVFVFPVYIFKGGAFVTFKNDIPPIFNNGKIDENAVKIFLGKKIGLQKQTIYEMLVFKLAKTAGIDKKSLKIYDVPMADAILAAQHGDIDIAAVGLTQLTEAIKRGGKSLLIMDDIGFSDITGLVCKESYLKNHREDLIKLIKMWYECTNFVFSDIEHNSKYSLDYLRKNASTKYTVESYKKALSFEYFPLSYNEAYNSIIKEGSKYDYKRLYKDMTDFLIEEKIIKKRPPLPQFIKLK from the coding sequence ATGAAGAAGTCAGGTTTTAAATTAAAATTATTTTTAATCCTTCCTGTTTTGTTATTACTATTTGTTTCCTGTGAGAAAAAGGTAAAGAAGGAGAACAGTCTTAACCTTTTAATATCACCATATCAGGACCTTGCAATGATTGTAAATGTAAAACCCCTTAAACTTGAAAAAAAATATAACTTAAAGGTAAACATTACCACAGTTCCGTGGCAAAATATTATGCCTCTTTTAAGCGGGTACAATTCCCGCTTCAATGTTGGTTTTGCAAGTTATGGGGAGTACCTTACAAAGTATGACAACATTAACAAAGGTGCTGAAGATAAACTTGTATTTGTTTTCCCTGTATATATTTTCAAAGGTGGGGCGTTTGTAACCTTTAAAAATGATATCCCCCCTATTTTTAACAACGGTAAAATAGACGAAAATGCTGTAAAGATTTTTCTTGGTAAAAAAATAGGCCTGCAAAAACAAACTATTTACGAGATGCTTGTTTTTAAACTGGCAAAAACTGCAGGTATTGATAAGAAGAGTTTAAAGATATACGATGTTCCAATGGCTGATGCAATACTTGCCGCCCAGCACGGGGACATAGATATTGCCGCTGTTGGTCTTACTCAGTTAACAGAGGCTATAAAAAGGGGAGGGAAATCCCTTCTAATAATGGACGACATAGGCTTTAGCGACATTACGGGGCTTGTGTGCAAGGAAAGTTACCTGAAAAACCATAGAGAAGATTTAATAAAACTTATTAAAATGTGGTACGAGTGCACAAACTTTGTTTTCTCAGATATAGAGCATAACTCAAAGTATAGCCTTGACTATTTAAGAAAAAACGCTTCAACAAAGTACACTGTTGAAAGTTACAAAAAGGCTTTGTCTTTTGAATACTTTCCCCTCTCTTACAATGAAGCCTATAACTCAATTATAAAAGAGGGAAGCAAGTACGATTACAAAAGGCTTTATAAGGATATGACAGATTTTTTAATTGAAGAAAAAATAATCAAAAAAAGACCTCCATTACCTCAATTTATTAAATTAAAATAA
- the kdsA gene encoding 3-deoxy-8-phosphooctulonate synthase translates to MSDSLWNYINSSENFFVIAGPCVIEDRETVLSIATRLKGIGELYNIPLIFKASFDKANRSSINSFRGPGLEKGLEILQEVKEETGLPVLTDIHLPEQAEPVSQVCDVIQIPAFLCRQTDLLVAAGNTGKIVNVKKGQFLAPWDMENVVKKIESTGNKKIMLTERGTSFGYNNLVVDFKSFPIMSTFGYPVVFDVTHSVQLPGGLGDKTGGQREFIPYLAKAAAGCGAVNGFFFEVHEEPEKSKSDAANIYPLNKFGSLLDSMLKIWRAQIGNN, encoded by the coding sequence ATGAGCGATTCTCTCTGGAATTATATAAACTCTTCTGAAAACTTCTTTGTTATTGCTGGCCCCTGCGTAATTGAGGATAGAGAGACTGTCCTTTCGATTGCAACAAGGTTAAAGGGGATAGGGGAGTTATACAATATTCCTTTAATTTTTAAGGCTTCTTTTGACAAGGCAAACAGGTCTTCAATTAACAGTTTTAGAGGTCCTGGCCTTGAGAAAGGGCTTGAAATTTTACAGGAAGTAAAGGAGGAGACAGGACTACCTGTGTTAACCGATATTCACCTTCCTGAACAGGCTGAGCCTGTATCTCAAGTGTGTGATGTAATTCAAATCCCTGCTTTTCTTTGCAGGCAGACTGACTTGCTTGTTGCCGCAGGAAACACAGGAAAGATTGTAAATGTAAAGAAGGGGCAGTTTTTAGCCCCGTGGGATATGGAAAATGTTGTAAAAAAGATAGAATCAACTGGAAACAAAAAGATTATGCTTACCGAAAGGGGAACGAGTTTTGGATACAACAACTTAGTTGTTGATTTTAAATCATTTCCTATAATGTCAACCTTTGGCTATCCTGTTGTTTTTGATGTTACTCATTCGGTACAATTGCCTGGTGGATTGGGAGATAAAACAGGGGGGCAGAGGGAGTTTATCCCCTATCTTGCAAAAGCAGCGGCAGGGTGTGGTGCTGTAAACGGTTTTTTCTTTGAGGTTCATGAGGAGCCTGAAAAATCAAAATCAGACGCTGCAAATATATATCCATTAAACAAATTTGGTTCATTACTTGATAGTATGCTGAAAATCTGGAGGGCACAGATTGGAAATAATTGA
- a CDS encoding ATP-binding cassette domain-containing protein produces the protein MKVKIDNVTFDYGNGVRIFENFFFENKSSLVLFKGRSGCGKTTLLNLLFGTLKPSKGEIKFSIKNPKKYMITQDIGLFPWLTGTENILLNKNLTKKDITSHSLYFLVEEHIEKKCFEMSFGQRRKVELLRAFLSQSDFYLFDEPLNFIDKDSRKLISDYIKELSKERLVIITSHYEEEIRDFGGEVYEFGDIFPIERLENVKIN, from the coding sequence ATGAAGGTTAAGATTGATAATGTTACCTTTGATTACGGTAACGGGGTAAGGATTTTTGAAAATTTTTTCTTTGAAAACAAATCTTCCCTTGTCCTTTTTAAGGGAAGGTCAGGGTGTGGTAAAACAACTCTCTTAAACCTTTTATTTGGTACCTTAAAGCCGTCAAAGGGTGAGATAAAATTTTCAATTAAAAACCCTAAAAAGTATATGATAACCCAGGATATAGGATTGTTCCCCTGGCTAACAGGTACTGAAAATATACTCTTAAACAAAAATTTAACTAAAAAAGACATTACTTCCCATTCTCTTTATTTTTTAGTTGAGGAGCATATAGAAAAAAAATGCTTTGAAATGTCTTTCGGGCAGAGAAGAAAGGTTGAATTGTTACGGGCTTTTCTTTCACAAAGCGATTTTTATCTCTTTGACGAACCCTTGAATTTTATAGACAAAGATAGCAGGAAGTTGATATCAGATTATATTAAAGAATTGTCAAAAGAGAGATTGGTTATAATAACCTCCCATTACGAGGAGGAGATAAGGGATTTTGGTGGAGAGGTTTATGAGTTTGGAGATATATTCCCAATTGAGAGGCTTGAAAATGTCAAGATTAACTAA
- a CDS encoding lipopolysaccharide assembly protein LapA domain-containing protein, with protein MKQLDTVRYAIWILLLFFVLIMILLNANQTVDFRYFIFESNVIKDIPMFVVIFVSFGVGLLLGLLFSFKEVLKFKKRLKDSESELEKLRREVEAHRNKEVEEFFEKNGDK; from the coding sequence ATGAAACAACTTGACACTGTTCGGTATGCAATATGGATTCTTTTGCTTTTCTTTGTATTGATAATGATTCTTTTAAATGCAAACCAAACTGTTGATTTCAGGTATTTTATTTTTGAGTCAAATGTAATCAAAGATATTCCAATGTTTGTGGTTATTTTTGTTTCATTTGGAGTGGGTTTGCTTTTAGGTTTGCTTTTTTCTTTCAAAGAGGTTTTAAAGTTTAAGAAAAGATTAAAAGATTCTGAAAGTGAACTTGAAAAGTTAAGGAGAGAGGTTGAAGCTCATAGAAACAAAGAAGTAGAGGAGTTTTTTGAAAAAAACGGAGATAAGTAA